The Pradoshia eiseniae DNA segment CAGTATACGGAAAAGAGAAAATATATATACATTTGATTTGAAATAAAATGCTAAATAGTATAAATATGGAAGATGTTCGATGGTTGGATAAATGATTCGTTAATCGCAGACTTTAAGCTATAGACATTATACCCACTCCCTTATACGCTAAAAACATTCTGGGGACTGTAATCTAGCAATCAAAAGTAATAACATAGTAAAATAGTTTTAAAAACGTCATTCATCTGAGTTTTTGATTCCATGACTGATCACAGGATATGATAAGATGGAATGTATCCATTTATTGAACTATTTAACCGGAGATTTGATGCTCCACTTTACGCAGAAGGACAACATGATTATGCAAATAGAAATAATAACAGGTAAAGGGTGATTTAGTTTGGATGAGAAGGAATTTGCCTTGAATGATATTGTTGAAATGAAGAAACAGCATCCATGCGGAGCGAACCGCTGGAAGATCATTAGAATCGGAATGGATATCCGAATTAAATGTGAAGGCTGTGGCCACAGTGTGATGCTGCAGCGCAAGGAATTCATGAAGAAGATGAAGAAGGTTATCGAAAGGCATGAGGCAAGCTAAAAATCCCCAGTAGGCAAGCGAGAAAGAGACGTGAGCGCTTGTCATTTACCATCGTAGTCTCTATAATTGGTAAAGGTTTAAGAGAATATTGACATGTATACATGTTTTACACATAAGGAGTGAATAAATTGGCATTAACAGCTGGAATCGTTGGATTGCCGAACGTTGGTAAATCCACACTTTTTAATGCAATTACCCAGGCAGGTGCAGAATCTGCCAACTATCCGTTCTGTACAATCGACCCGAACGTTGGGATTGTTGAGGTACCTGACCACAGATTACAAAAATTAACAGAGCTTGTTATCCCTAAAAAGACTGTTCCTACCGCATTTGAATTTACAGATATCGCCGGAATCGTAAAAGGTGCCAGCAAAGGAGAAGGGCTAGGGAATAAGTTCCTTTCTCATATTCGTCAAGTTGACGCTATCTGTCATGTTGTACGCTGTTTTGCAGATGAGAACATCACCCATGTATCTGGCCGTGTAAATCCGATTGATGATATTGAAACCATCAATCTTGAACTTATCTTGGCAGATATGGAAACGGTTGAAAAGAGAATTGAACGTGTTGGCAAGCTAGCGAAACAAAAAGATAAAGAGGCTGTAGCTGAATTCGAAGTCCTATCCTTATTAAAGGAAGCATTTGAAGCAGAAAAACCAGCTAGAGCGGTTGAATTCACCGATGAGCAGCAGAAAATTGTCAAAGGACTTCACCTGTTGACTATCAAACCTGTTCTATATGTAGCCAATGTGGATGAAGACGAGGTAGCAGACGCATCTAACAACGAGTATGTGAAGCAAGTACGTGAATTTGCAGCTGGCGAAAAAGCAGAAGTTATTGTCATTTGCGCCAAAATCGAATCTGAGATCGCAGAGCTTGAAGGAGAAGAAAAACAAATGTTCCTTGAAGAGCTAGGCATCGAAGAGTCCGGCTTAGACCAATTGATTCGTGCATCCTACAATCTTCTTGGACTTGCCACATACTTCACAGCTGGTGTACAGGAAGTTCGTGCTTGGACATTCAGAAAAGGAATGAAAGCTCCGCAATGTGCCGGCATCATCCACTCTGACTTCGAACGCGGCTTTATCCGCGCTGAAATCGTATCATACGATGATCTCATGGCAGCTGGCTCCATGACTGCTGCGAAGGAAGCAGGAAAAGTAAGACTTGAAGGAAAAGAATACGAAGTAAAAGACGGAGACATCATCCACTTCCGTTTCAATGTATAAAAACAAAGCGAAAAGAGCCAATCCTCATCGATTGGCTCTTTTTTATGCAAGCCCAACTATGGGCAATCCTCCTATGGAATAAGCAAGCAGGGGTATCTCAGCCGGAGGGAGAGGCTGAGTGTTGCAAATGGAAAGATAGTCCTTTCCACTGAAAAATCGCTTGGGTTATCCCTTCATTCACCGTGTGTCATATGAAGGGTGATGGCGCTAGTTGGAAATTCATTTATAAATAATTGAGAATAGGGACGAGATTTATATTCACAATGTTAGAGCAGAGTTGAAACATAAACATTATAATTCACTAGCGAATAAAGATGCACCATACAATAAGCAGTCCCCTATTTTCAGTCGAACAGGCGAGACTCCTATAGGATAAGTGAGCAAGCTGAGACAGCTTAGCCGAAGACGAACAGGCTCAGCGCTTACCCCATGGAAAGGGAGCTCGTTTGGCTGAAAATAATTTCATAAATGTACTAAGGTTTTATAAACTTCCACAAATAGAACGGATGAAATTACTTAGATGAAACGAGATGGAATTAGATTGTTTAAAGAAAAATCAAGTTAGTGTATAGATAAGTTTTAAACCGTATAAAGAGCAGTTCCCCTATTTTCGGAAGAATGGGCGAGACTCCTGCAGGATTAGAAAGCAGGCTAAGACCACTCTGCCGAAGGCGAGGGGGCCTTAGCGCTTACCCTGCGGAAAGGGAGTCCATTCTTCCGAAAATAGCTTAAAAAATCCTGCTCAGTTTTTTATTGATTCCACAACTAGGAATGAAGCAACATTCTCCACTCATAAAAGAAAAACCACTAAATTTCAATGTTCTCTCTCCAATATTGCAATTAAATCTCCGCTGTAGTATAATTTATTCTTGTGAGTAATTATCGTTAATTGCTCCTTGCCCATTGGGCCGTTTAGACCAAAAGGAGGTGACAGTGATGACAAAATACGAAGTTATGTATATCATCCGTCCAAACATTGAGGAAGATAGCAAAAAAGCGCTAGTTGAGCGTTTTAACAACATCTTAGCTGACAAAGGTGCTGAAGTTCTTGAAACAAAAGAATGGGGCAAACGCCGTCTAGCTTACGAAATCAATGATTACCGTGATGGATACTACATGATCAACAAAATCCAAGCTGAAAATGCTGACGCAGTTCAAGAATTTGACCGTCTTGCTAAAATCAGCGAAGATATCATCCGTCATATCGTAGTTAAAGAAGAAGCATAATTTTATTGGATTTAACGTGTTCCTTGAGGGAACAGTTTTCTAATAACGGGAGTTGATTCTGATGATAAACCGTGTCATTTTGGTAGGTCGTTTAACGAAGGATCCTGATCTCCGCTATACTCCAAATGGTGTGCCGGTTGCTACTTTCACGCTAGCGGTCAATCGCACATTTTCCAATCAACAAGGTGAACGGGAAACGGATTTCATTAACTGTGTTGTTTGGCGCCGCCAAGCAGAAAATGCAGCTAATTATCTGAAGAAGGGTAATCTTGCTGGGGTCGATGGACGCATACAAACGCGTAACTATGAAGGCCAAGATGGAAAACGTGTATACGTAACCGAAGTACTGGCAGAAAGCGTGCAGTTCCTTGAGCCAAAAGGCTCCTCATCAGGTGAGAGAATGGGCGGAAACCAATATGGAGGCAATGATAATCCATTTGGCGGTCAGGGCAATCGCAGCCAAAACCAGAATCAACGGAAGGATAGCTATACGAAAATCGATGATGATCCATTCAGCAATGATGGACAAACCATTGATATTTCCGATGATGACCTTCCATTCTAAAATGAACTTAAACGCAGTGTGAATATATAATATAACTCAAAGGAGTGAATCAAATGGCAGGCGGACGCAGAGGCGGACGTGCTAAACGCCGTAAAGTTTGTTACTTCACATCAAACGGCATTACGCACATCGATTATAAAGACGTAGATCTTCTTAAAAAGTTTATCTCTGAACGCGGAAAAATTCTTCCACGTCGTGTAACTGGAACTAGCGCTAAGTACCAACGTAAATTGACTATCGCAATTAAACGTGCTCGTACTATGGCTCTTCTTCCATTCGTTGCAGAAGATAAGTAAGAACGATAAAAACACAGCGGGTTATAGCCTGCTGTGTTTTTTATTTATCTTTGAATAGGATGAGCCTTATATCTAAAACACTATTCGAATTGTGTATTTCTTAGTGGAGGAAATGTTTGCATATTCCAACGATGATACCGCAATTTACTTTTAGGAGGCTTCTTATGATGAAGCTGAGTTATAGAGGTTATGGCGAAAAGAAAAGCAGGTAGGCATCTTCCTGGGAATATGGATATAAAATAATCATAAGACTCAAAGTAAGCGATGAAAAAAGAAATTCCGGCTTTATAAAAGGGAAATCAGGAGAGAATAAACAGGAATCCTATATTTCATAATAGGTACCTTATTACTGTTATTTCGTTCTATTTATACTAAAATGATAAGTAGTGGTTGATTATCAACATGAGAATTATTACCATGTTGGTCATGGTGCTGCACTATCAAGTATAATAGATGTATTACATAAATGACCCCACTTTAATTAGGAGCTGAAACTATGCCGCCTTATTTAAGAAAGCAAGCATTCCGTTATCCTGTATACGCTTTATTAAGCGTAGGCGTGCTCATAATTGGCGTACTTGCTTATTATAATTGGATTTATGCATTATTGGCTTCTTTGTTCTTTATTGCCTTTGTCTTTCTGGGCTTGTTGATTGTGAATGCAGTTCGGAAGGAAACAGAGGTCTACATCTCTACTCTTTCTTACCGGTTGAAGAGAGTCGGAGAGGAAGCTCTTTTAGAAATGCCAATCGGTATTCTATTGTTTAATGATGACTTTGTTATTGAGTGGTCAAATCCCTTCATGACTAAATGTCTTCAAGAGGATAGCTTGGTTGGCAAAAATATAGAAGAGGTAGCAGAATCTTTGCTTCCTTTTCTTCGGAAGCAAGAAGGAGAAATGACACTGACAATTCATGACAGTAAATATCGTGTTGTTCATAAACCGGATGAAAGACTTCTTTATTTCTTTGATGTGACAGAACAGACTGAGATAGAGAAGCTTTATGAAGATGAACAGACTGTCATTGGCATTATTTTCTTAGATAATTATGATGATGTGACACAAGGGATGGATGACCAGCGTAAAAGTGGCTTAAACAGTTTTGTCACATCTTTGCTGAACAACTGGGCAAAGGAATACGGAGTGTTTTTGAAGCGAATATCTTCAGATCGATTCATTGCGGTAATGAACGAAAACATTCTTACTGAGCTGGAAAACACAAAGTTCTCCATTCTCGATGATGTAAGGGAAACAACGGCCAAACAAAATGTTCCGCTTACACTTAGTATTGGTATAGGCAGCGGAGTTCCAGCCTTGCCTGACCTTGGAGCCGTTGCCCAGTCAAGTCTTGATCTTGCGTTAGGTAGGGGCGGTGACCAGGCGGCCATCAAGCTTCCAAATGGGAAGGTTAAGTTCTATGGTGGCAAGACGAATCCAATGGAGAAGCGGACACGAGTAAGGGCGAGGGTTATCTCGCATGCGCTGCGTGATTTGATTATTGACAGTGATAAAGTCATTATTATGGGACATAAGTTCCCAGATATGGATGCGATTGGTTCATCCCTTGGCGTATTGAAGATTGCTCAGATGAATGACCGGGATGGTTACATTATTCTGGATCGTGATGAGCTTGATTCAAGCGTCAAGAGATTGCTCTGTGAGATTAAACAGAAGCCAGAGCTTGACGGAATGTTCATTTCCCCTGAAAATGGCGTTGAGCTCATAACTGAAAAGACGCTCCTTGTCGTAGTGGATACGCATAAGCCAAGCCTTGTTATTGATGACAGAATTATATCCCGTACAGAGAAGATTGTCGTCATTGACCATCATCGGCGCGGGGAGGAATTCATCGATAATTCTCTTCTCGTTTATATGGAGCCGTATGCATCTTCAACAGCTGAGCTTGTGACAGAGCTGATTGAGTACCAGCCGAGCCGGGTGAAGCTCGATATGCTGGAATCAACAGCTCTCTTAGCAGGAATTATAGTTGATACGAAATATTTTACGTTCCGGACCGGCTCACGGACCTTTGATGCGGCATCGTTCCTAAGAGGCCATGGAGCGGATACAGTAATGGTCCAAAGGCTATTAAAGGAGAATGTGGATTCATATTTGCAGCGGGCCAAGCTGCTTAGCAATGTGTATTTTTACTGTGATGGTGTGGCGATAGCGAATGGGGAAATATCCGGGTATGCCGATCAAGTAATGATTGCCCAGGCGGCTGATACACTACTGTCAATGGAGGGGGTCTCTGCTGCCTTCGTGCTAGCGAAGAAGGCTGAAAACGAGATTGGCATTAGTGCAAGATCGCTTGGCGAGATTAATGTTCAAGTAATTATGGAACAGCTTGGAGGCGGAGGGCATTTGACAAATGCAGCAACCCAGCTAGAGAACATATCTATGCAGAAGGCAGAACAAATGCTGAAAAAAGCGTTAGATGAGCAATTAGAAGGAGGTACCATTTCATGAGAGTTATTTTCTTGAAAGATGTAAAGGGTAAAGGGAAAAAAGGTGAAATTAAAAATGTAGCTGACGGATATGCGCATAACTTTCTATTAAAGCAGGGCCTTGCCGTGGAAGCGACAGGCGGCAATATGAAAGCATTAGAGAACCAAAAGAATAAAGAGGCTCAGCTTGCACAGGAAGAGCTAGAAAATGCTAAAAAGCTAAAAGAAAGCTTGGAAAAGCTGACAGTTGAGCTCCAAGCAAAGTCTGGAGATGGCGGCCGTATTTTCGGATCCATCACAAGCAAGCAAATCGCCGATGCCATGCAAAAGCAGCATAAGGTGAAGCTGGATAAGCGAAAAATCGATCTTGAAAATCCAATTAAATCACTAGGCTACACAAAAGTCCCAGTTAAGCTTCATCATGAAGTAACGGCTACTTTAAATGTTCACGTCAAGGAACAATAAACGACATTTTCCGGGAAATAATTTTAGAAAAAAGTGATGATAGGCTTGATAGCTGATATTATCGCTTTTTTTAGTATGATAGATTTTAGTGGATAAATTAATAAATAATTACCTATACCTATTCTCTGCAATTCCATATACAATAGAAGAACAAACAGTATGAATGATAAAGAGAACAGCCCAGGCAAGTGTCCTTGCCAAATGGGCCTTATTATATAAAGGGGGTTTGCCGAATGAATGAGCTCTTTACTGATTTGGTACCACCACAAAACGTGGAAGCCGAACAGGCTGTATTAGGAGCAATCTTTCTTGTGCCTTCCTCACTTATTCTAGCTTCGGAGATTCTTCTTCCGGAGGACTTTTATCGAAGCGCGCACCAGAAAATATTCCTTGTCATGCTTAAATTGAATGATACTGGTAAAGCGGTTGACTTAGTGACGGTAACAGAAGAGCTTAGCGCAACAAAGCAGCTGGAAGAAGTAGGCGGCGTGTCCTATTTAACAGAACTGGCCTCTTCAGTGCCTACTGCGGCAAATATTGAATATTACGCTCGTATCGTAGAAGAAAAATCGGTACTGCGCCGATTGATTAATACGGCAACAGGCATTGTTCAAGATGGATATTCACGCGAGGATGAGGTAGAAAGCCTGCTTGGCGAAGCGGAAAAGAGCATCATGGAAGTGGCCTCCCGCAAGAATGCTGGCGCCTTCCATAATATTAAAGATGTCCTAGTGCGGACATATGACAATATTGAGCTTTTGCATAACCGTGTTGGAGATATTACTGGTATCCCAACTGGATTTAATGATTTGGATAAGATGACAGCAGGGTTCCAGCGCAATGACTTGATTATCGTTGCTGCTCGTCCTTCTGTTGGTAAGACAGCCTTTGCCTTAAATATTGCCCAAAACGTCGCGACTAAAACCGATGAAAATGTTGCTATTTTCTCCCTAGAGATGGGCGCTGAACAACTCGTCATGCGTATGCTATGCGCTGAGGGAAATATTAACGCACAGAACCTGCGAACAGGTTCCTTGACTGATGAGGACTGGCGCAAGCTTACCCTTGCGATGGGAAGTTTGTCGAATTCAGGAATCTTCATTGATGATACCCCAGGAGTACGCATTAGTGAGATTCGCTCAAAATGCCGCCGTCTAAAGCAGGAGCATGGCCTTGGAATGATCTTGATTGACTATTTGCAGCTCATTCAGGGTAATGGTCGTTCGGGAGAGAACAGACAGCAGGAGGTTTCAGAAATCTCCAGGTCTTTAAAGGCTCTTGCCCGTGAGCTTGAGGTTCCAGTTATTGCTCTTTCTCAGCTCTCTCGTGGAGTAGAGCAACGTCAAGACAAACGTCCAATGATGTCTGATATCCGTGAATCCGGGAGTATCGAGCAGGATGCGGATATAGTAGCCTTCCTGTACAGGGAAGACTACTATGATAAGGAGACAGAGAACCAAAACGTGATAGAAATCATTATTGCGAAACAAAGGAATGGCCCTGTCGGTACTGTACAGCTAGCCTTCGTAAAAGAATATAATAAATTCGTTAACCTGGAACGAAGGTTTGAGAATGATGCCTTCCCGACAGGTGCATAATAAAAATCCGTCATCATAGACGGATTTTTTATTATCCCTTAATAACGAACGTACTTTGATGATTGCATAAAAATGTTCGTATTTTTATTGAAAAACGTAATTGGAATTGATACACTAAGAATGTTTGTTAGGCAAAAAAGCATATATGCTGATTGCTCAAAATTTTGGAGGTGTCAGAATGTCTTCAGTAGTTGTAGTTGGTACGCAGTGGGGAGACGAAGGTAAAGGGAAAATCACCGATTTTCTTTCTGAAAATGCAGAAGTAATAGCGCGATATCAAGGCGGAAATAACGCAGGACATACAATTAAATTTAATGGTGAAACTTACAAGCTCCATTTAATTCCATCTGGGATTTTCTATAAAGATAAGATATCTGTAATCGGGAATGGGATGGTCGTTGATCCAAAGGCCCTGATCGCAGAGCTTGCTTATTTGCATGAACGCGGCGTTTCAACTGATAATCTTCGTATCTCGAATCGGGCGCATGTCATCCTTCCTTATCATTTGAAGCTTGATGAGGTAGAGGAAGAGCGCAAGGGAGCCAATAAGATTGGTACAACGAAAAAAGGCATCGGACCAGCTTATATGGATAAAGCTGCCCGTATAGGCATTAGAATTGCCGACCTTTTGGATCGTGAAGTTTTTGAAGAAAAGTTAACAAGAAATCTAGAGGAGAAGAACCGGATGCTCGAGAAGTTTTACGAGACAGAGGGCTTCACCTTAGATGATTTCTTTGAAGAATATTATGAATATGGACAGCAAATCAAAAAGTATGTATGTGATACATCTGTTGTCTTAAATGACGCTCTTGATGAAGGACGCCGTGTTCTTTTTGAAGGAGCTCAGGGTGTTATGCTAGATATTGACCAAGGGACTTACCCATTTGTGACATCCTCAAATCCTGTAGCAGGGGGAGTGACCATTGGGGCTGGAGTCGGCCCATCTAAGATCAATCATGTGGTGGGTGTGTGCAAGGCATACACAACTCGTGTGGGAGACGGCCCATTCCCGACTGAGCTCCATAATGAAATTGGCGATCAAATCAGGGAAGTGGGAAGAGAATATGGTACGACAACAGGCCGCCCGCGCCGTGTAGGCTGGTTCGATAGCGTTGTCGTAAGGCATGCACGCCGTGTAAGCGGTATGACTGACCTATCTCTTAACTCTATTGATGTCTTAACAGGCATTGAGACATTGAAGATCTGTGTAGCTTATCGCTACAAAGGAGAAATTATGGAGGAGTTTCCGGCGAGCCTGAAGGTGCTGGCTGAATGTGAACCAGTCTATGAGGAGCTTCCAGGCTGGACTGAGGACATTACCGGTGCAAAGACACTATCAGACCTTCCGAAGAATGCGAGAGCATACCTTGAGCGTGTTTCCCAGCTGACTGGTATTCCACTGTCCATCTTCTCAGTTGGACCAGATCGAAATCAAACAAATGTATTGAGAAATCCTTACGGAATTTAATAGCTGACTTATGAAAGAAGGCATTCAGAATAACTATATTCTGAATGCCTTCTTTCTTTCGATGCGATTAATGTGAAAATATTAATTGGGATTTATCGCTTTTTGTTGTAGATAACTGGATTTTTTCTTAAAAAGATGACCTAGACAAAGAGAAATGATAAAGTAAGTTTGAAAGAGTTTATAAAAAATGGGACAAGTTTGCCCTGCTTTTGTATAGATATGAATGATAGATAAAGGAGTCGCTGTAATGGATAAGAAAATATTAGTTGTTGATGATGAGAAGCCAATTGCTGACATACTCCAGTTTAATTTAAAAAAGGAAGGGTTTGACGTTTTCTGCGCCTATGACGGCAATGAAGCGATCAAGCTTGTTGAGGAAATAAAGCCGGATTTGATTTTACTTGATATAATGCTCCCGCAGCAGGATGGAATGGAAGTGTGCAGGGAGGTCAGAAAGAAATATGATATGCCAATCATCATGCTGACAGCAAAGGATTCTGAAATTGATAAAGTTCTTGGTCTTGAGCTTGGAGCAGATGATTATGTGACAAAGCCATTCAGTACACGTGAATTGATTGCGCGCGTCAAAGCAAACCTGCGCAGACAAAAGCAAGTTGCTAACCAGCAGGATGAACAGGAAGAAACAAATGAAATCACGGTGGGGAATTTGGTTATTCACCCAGATTCATATATGGTATCTAAAAGAGGTGAGACCATTGAACTGACTCATCGTGAATTTGAGCTGCTTTTCTATTTAGCGAAGCATATAGGACAAGTCATGACAAGGGAACATCTCCTGCAAACAGTATGGGGCTATGACTACTATGGAGATGTACGGACAGTTGATGTAACGGTTAGACGTCTAAGAGAGAAAATAGAGGATAATCCTAGTCATCCGGCTTGGATTGTTACAAGAAGAGGAGTTGGATATTACCTCCGTCACCCTGAACAGGAGTAATTCTTATGAAAAAAGTCGGTTTTTTTAATTCGATTTATTTTAAATTCGTATTAATTTATTTGTTGTTGATTTTCGTGGCAATGCAGATTATCGGTGTATATTTTGCCCAGCGCTTAGAGGAGCAGCTTTTAGATAGTTTTAAAAGCTCGATTCAGGAGAGGGTCAACATCTTAAAATATAGCCTTGAAAAGGAGATTATCGAACCGCGCAAAGCAGGTGATCCGACCTTGATGGAGGATATTGAAACGACTATCGGGGATTATGATTCTGAGGATATCTCAGAGATACGAGTGATAGACCAGGACTATAAGGTAATTGGGTCTTCAGCGGAAAATCAGGAAATAGTGGGAACCAGATTTACCGATCAAATGGTCAGGACAGCCTTTAACCAAGGTGCAGCCCAGAAGGACATTCGCATTGATGCAAGTAATGCGGAGCGAATTCTCCTATGGTCAGAGCCGCTCATGACGGAGGATGGTGTCGTCATCGGTAATCTGTATTTGATTACAAAAATCGAGAATGTGTATAAGGAACTCGAGCAAATCAATACGATTATGGCTCGGGCCACAATTATTTCCCTGCTTGTGACAGCTGTATTAGGGATTTTACTTGCCCAAACCATTACGCGGCCTATCTCTGATATGAGAAGGCAGGCGATGGCTATGTCGAGAGGAAACTATACGCGTAAGGTTAAAGTATACAGCGATGATGAGATTGGACAGCTCGCTGTGTCCTTCAATAATTTGACAAAGAAATTGCAGGATGCTCAAGCAACAACAGAGGCAGAAAAACGCAAGCTCTCATCTGTTTTAACGAATATGACTGATGGTGTGTTGACGACTGACAGACGCGGACGTGTCATTCTTATTAATGATACAGCGGTATCCATGCTGAAGGTTTCACGTGAAACATCACTATCCAAGCCGATAACGGAGGTATTAGGAATAGATGATACGTATACCTTTAGTCAGCTTTTAAATGAAAAGGATTCAATGATTTTAGACCATAGCTCCGATAAGAAACTATTATATTTGAGGGCGAATTTCTCCATCATTCAGCGCGAAACAGGCTTTGTGAATGGATTGATTGTCGTTCTGCATGATATCACAGAACAAGAAAAAATCGATGAGGAACGAAGAGAGTTCGTAGCCAATGTATCTCATGAGCTGCGGACACCTTTAACAACGATGCGAAGTTATCTCGAAGCGTTGGCAGATGGAGCGATGGATGATGCGGAGCTTGCCCCGAGATTCTTAAACACGGCTCAGACCGAAACGGAGCGAATGATTCGGCTGGTAAATGCTCTTCTTCAACTATCTAAGCTTGATAGCACAGATTATCAATTATCGACAACCTGGGTAGACTTCGGACGCTATTTCCACCGTGTAATTGACCGTTTTGAGATGACTAAATCAAGAAATGTGACCTTTAAGCGTCTCATTCCGGAGGAGTCAATAGGTGTGGAAATTGATGAGGATAAAATAACACAGGTGCTTGATAATATTATTTCCAACGCTTTGAAATATTCCCCAGAGGGGGGACAGGTTACTTTCAAATTGCAGGTCATTGGACCGAATATTGAAGTAAGCATCCGCGATGAGGGAATGGGGATTCCAAAGGAAAATGTCTCAAGGATTTTTGAGCGGTTCTATCGAGTCGATAAGGCGCGCTCCCGCAAGTTGGGAGGGACTGGCCTAGGACTGGCTATTGCAAAAGAAATGATTGAAGCACATAAAGGGCAAATATGGGCATCAAGTGAGGAAGGCAAAGGGACAACCGTGTTCTTTACACTGCCATATGAACCTTTACAAGAGGATGATTGGGAATGAGCTGGGAAGGATTAAAAAATATCTTGTTATTCTCCCTGATCGTAATCAGCGGGCTGCTCACATGGTCATATTGGTTTTATCAGCCAAGCTATGAAATTGATATCCAACATGTCCAGACGAAAATTATGAGCAATGGCAATATGGAGCCTGATGAGGTTGTCCAGCCAATTAAGATGCTGTACTATGATGAAAGTTCCTATTATGGCACTTATTCAGAGGAAATGGTATCTGAAATGATGGATATGGTTAAGAATGTTACGCTCTT contains these protein-coding regions:
- the yycF gene encoding response regulator YycF, translated to MDKKILVVDDEKPIADILQFNLKKEGFDVFCAYDGNEAIKLVEEIKPDLILLDIMLPQQDGMEVCREVRKKYDMPIIMLTAKDSEIDKVLGLELGADDYVTKPFSTRELIARVKANLRRQKQVANQQDEQEETNEITVGNLVIHPDSYMVSKRGETIELTHREFELLFYLAKHIGQVMTREHLLQTVWGYDYYGDVRTVDVTVRRLREKIEDNPSHPAWIVTRRGVGYYLRHPEQE
- the walK gene encoding cell wall metabolism sensor histidine kinase WalK, encoding MKKVGFFNSIYFKFVLIYLLLIFVAMQIIGVYFAQRLEEQLLDSFKSSIQERVNILKYSLEKEIIEPRKAGDPTLMEDIETTIGDYDSEDISEIRVIDQDYKVIGSSAENQEIVGTRFTDQMVRTAFNQGAAQKDIRIDASNAERILLWSEPLMTEDGVVIGNLYLITKIENVYKELEQINTIMARATIISLLVTAVLGILLAQTITRPISDMRRQAMAMSRGNYTRKVKVYSDDEIGQLAVSFNNLTKKLQDAQATTEAEKRKLSSVLTNMTDGVLTTDRRGRVILINDTAVSMLKVSRETSLSKPITEVLGIDDTYTFSQLLNEKDSMILDHSSDKKLLYLRANFSIIQRETGFVNGLIVVLHDITEQEKIDEERREFVANVSHELRTPLTTMRSYLEALADGAMDDAELAPRFLNTAQTETERMIRLVNALLQLSKLDSTDYQLSTTWVDFGRYFHRVIDRFEMTKSRNVTFKRLIPEESIGVEIDEDKITQVLDNIISNALKYSPEGGQVTFKLQVIGPNIEVSIRDEGMGIPKENVSRIFERFYRVDKARSRKLGGTGLGLAIAKEMIEAHKGQIWASSEEGKGTTVFFTLPYEPLQEDDWE